Sequence from the Grus americana isolate bGruAme1 chromosome 11, bGruAme1.mat, whole genome shotgun sequence genome:
CCCAGGGTCTTACTCTGCTAACCTCTACCCAGCTTCTATGTATTTCAACACATGAAGATGATCTAAAACACCATGAAATCTGACTATGagtaaaaattgaaattaattgctcactcattctgcaagtaaacagaatcatagaaatcATAGAAATGTTAACCTTGGAAGGGCCTTCTAAAAGTCACCTCATCTGGCCTTTGCCTCAAACCAGGGCAGGAAGAGCAGGTTGCTGAGTTCTGTGCCCAGCTAAGCTCTCCCCACTTCCCCAGCctcgctgggggatgcccagTGATTTACACCTCCTGTGATGAAGAATTTGTCCTGTATGCAATTCCAATTGCCCTTGCTGCAGCTTGTGACAGTGGCTTCTTGTCCTTTCACCTCTGTGCACTGCTGGGAGGAGTTGGGGGTCTGGCTTCTCCATTACCCTGGttgtgaaatggaaaacagcatCTAGCACTGGtctttgccttctcttctccaggccaggCGAGCCTAGCTCCCTCGgcctctcctcatacatcaTATGGAGGGGTGCTCCAGACCCCTCACCACCTTGGTGGCCTTCACTGGACTTGCTGCAGATACCAGTGAGATCTCATATCCTTGCTTTCCCCCGCTTCTAACCTGATGGTCCCAGTGTTTTTTCACCTACCTTGCAATCCACCCATCCCATccacttttcctccttttggcTGCAAGGATACAATGGAACACAACTGCAGTCTCATCAAGGTTTCACTCTCCATCAatcttttcttgatttttctttaatatatgtCAGGGGTCAAAGGTACCTGAAAAACAAGAGATTTCCAGGGTCTCTCTTCTGGCTCCTTGCAGCAGAGCGCAGAGTAACTGCTTTAGAGCACTTACTGTTCCTCTCAGAAAGTAATGTTTGCAAAACTGAGGTGTTTGTAAAGATTGATTTTCTGTATATAGCTCAAGAGCAAGCATATCACAAGATTTAAGTAAGATAAAAAGTGAGGCTGTGCTTGATGTGAGGTGCAGGAGTTAATCAGCTGTAGATAAGAATTGATGAGGTTTTATCATCCCAGCTATAGAGAGAATGACTGTGTTTCTTGGCCTCTTGATCACTTCAGAGAGTAAGTGAAACTATATATCAACCCATGTTTATCTGTGCCTGAGAAGTTCTTCAAGAATAAATTGAGCTCAGAATTCTTCTTAACCTTTCCCCTAGTTGGGGCTTAAAATTAAGCTCTCCCTCTGGTTTTTGAGCTGCCTCTCTGGCACGCTGACAGCATGTGAAGTATCCCATCTTCAAGTTGACTTCCTGGCCAACAACATAAGTGTGGATGAAGTTCTGAAATAATGAATCTGGATGTTAATCAGAGACCATCTGGCTTTCTTTGCTACAAGATTATGACCCATGGTGAGCTGGCACATCTGCATCTAGGTACCACCTACACACACAGAGTTGGCTGTAAATTTAGGGAAATAGAGCTGCTGTTGAAAATAACAAggtaattgttttgttttcttttatatcaCAAATTGAAGTTATAATATCACACTTGAAATAGATGTTGACTGAGGCAATagttcccttctctctcctAACCTGATCCCACGCAGTGGAAGTGAATTATTACTTAGCCTCTAAGTCCACTGGGTTTAAGAGAAAACCTTACAACCCAAGTTCACAAATACTTATACTATGAATAAACTTTACTTGTGTAAAGAGTCTGAAATCATTAGGTAAGTAGGGTTAGGCCTTGGAAGTAAACAACTGTAGGCTTGGAAATTCTGCAGATGTTATTCTTTCAGATCTTTGTTTTAGTATTGcaaacaagtctttttttttcctaatcccaCCAGATAACCAgcttacaaatgaaaaacatacaGATGAAAAGCCTGTGAAAGGTATTGTTATGAGTTCTGTCGCAGAATTCAGCATCACAGACACTTCATCAAAGGGTAccaaaaatgagaagaaattgtCAGATGCGAGCACATCATCCATTGCTTCCCTGGAGAAATGCAGAGAATTCACTTACATTGAAGATGACGCATCAGTACATCAGACAGACAGTGACGGTATGTTTTATAAAACAGATTACATTTAAGCTGATTTCTAAATAATGCCCATTGCAAAAGCACTATGTGCATCTAACTTGAAACGAATGCTTACATGCTGAACAGGAGATTCAAGAACACAGCCAAAAGCAGCATTAAGTTGCCCTGCAGACATTTTTGTGATAGTTTAGAATCTGTAGAAGATGATCTTAAATTGTCAGTGATATTAAAGTCATAGAAGATGAGCTTAGAGCCTATTGTGCAACAGAGCATTTGTACTTTTGTAGTGAGCATTTGCACAGAGGTACTAATGTCGGCGTCAGATAAACAGAGTATCTCACACGGACCCACCTCTCCCCAGTAGCAGAGGCTCTTGCTTTTGCCattgcttctgcagcagctgctgtggttGCTGAATAGATGCTGTGCTTCGTGGTCTGCACATTACTTCTATGGTCTTGTATGTGCAGTTGTCATGTGGGACCGTTACATCCAACTCTGCCGTGCTGCTGACCCACCACCGAACCCTCCCTCTGCTGCCCACAGGGGTGAGGATGAGGAGCAGTCTTCATAATCTGCCCCGCTTCCACGGAAAACTGTCTGTGATGATTGGGCCAGGTGGATGCACGTGGATGGGATTTTGGTTAGTTCAGTATgctctgcattttgaaaaagcatatttgaaaacaaagtgcTATGAAAGGTAGTTATGAACCAAAATTGCAGCAGAAGCCAAATAGTTCAAGTGCATTTTTGCAAATGAACACTGCTAAAGCATGACTTGCTCTGGGGCTAATAATCAGAGCTGTCTTACCCTTTCAGAAAAGAAGCTGATCCTTTTTATTGTGTAAAAGCGCAACTTAAAGAGCTGGATACCTGCATTATTTTTCGTAAGAGTTTCCGAGGCAATAGCATAACCAAGAGCTAAGGAATAGAAAGGGTGGTGAACACTCATTACAGACCAAGAGGCATGACTTCTGCTAATCTAAATAATATAACACCCCTGATGTTAGTGGAATTATGCTGAGAACCAGCTATTCCTGGTTATTCCGGTGGATgagaaaaaagtggttttgaagTTTCTTATGTGTGCCTTTTGCAATAATGGATTAGTGTGTTATATCCAATGGAGTTGGGATCTATCGCGTACGTCATTCAACAATCCCTGAATTAAGAACTTCTAAACACAGATCGACACAATAAACTACCATGCTCTCCAGGAACCATCTCCATTGTATCACTGATCCTGTCATAAAAAGGATGTTCCTGATATATATTagaatgcatttaatttcaatgaaagatctgaaatatttatttcatttaggGGACTCATCCTCTAGTCCAGACACTCATTATTTTCTGAGTTTGCTGACTATCCGATCAGGACCCTCAACCATTACTGGCACACAGGTGTGTACCATGTGATGCAAACAACAGATTTCATCCTCCTTAAAAAAGCTAAAAGTGAAggaaattaacaaaaaaaaccccaaccaatcTGTGCTCAATTAATAATGTTAAGGGCTGGATGGAAGccaagaaaaccaaaggaagcCAGATTTGTGGATGTCACTGCATACTCTGCTCACTCTACTCTGACAAGTTACTGCTTATTCCACACATACGAGGCCAAATCCTGTTCAGTGGTGCATGGAGCACCTCTGAAAGCAGAGCGATAGCTGAGGAAACCGGTGATTATTTTGTTCCCTGCGCTCAGAGAGGAGCAGATCCAAAGATCATACGTCTCACCAAAGGCGACCATCGTGGCCTCAGCGAGAGTTGGACCAGGCTCGTTCAGAGCATCATCTGCATGAGCAGAGGGTGAGCTGACAGCCACCTAACAAGAGCAGGAAAATTTAGAGACGAGGCAGGCTAGCAAAATTATTAGAAGTTCTTTTGTGGTAATTAATCTACTAATGTAAAGAATGAGAGCTGAGGTCGTTCTCACTGAGATAAATGAAGTAATGCCGTATCAcaaacagcagggaaaacagaaaacaggagaTTGCATCTTCTCTTATGCAGTTTGTggctaatttattttcaaatatataaatgaATGCATAGGAATGGATGTTTAATTGCTAATATCtattatttatatacattacCCCACTTAAAACAGGACAAAAAAGCCTCACACATGCAGATTTTTCGAAATGTGTTACATCCATTATCACAGTTCATGGTGTGTGCTCTGATGGgaatttaaaagcatctttaCTGCACATCACAGACTCTGTGCTGAAACAttactttattattaaaatcttGTGCTTTTTGTGTGCTCTCTTTCCTGGATGAAGCCCTAAGAATCATATCTATTCTCTCAAGATTACGTAAGCACCATTATGGTTAacatattcaggaaaaaaacctgttattAGAAAACAGAtctttggagggaaaaaacccctgaaagATCCTTAATTGATatataattttgaatttcatCTCTCACATCTATGTATATGAAGGAAATTTCATAAACGTAAGATATCTAAAAAGAATAGTCTTAATTACACCATGGACTACTGGATAAAATGATTACATTTTCTACACTGTAAATTTCATACAATTAAATGCAGCGGTGTCACCttataaaatgtttcaattttataattatttcagttcatttagttagaaaaaaaatataagcatGAATTTACTAAGTATCACCAAAATCCAGTCATTCTTATTCTACAGAACTGACTTAGAAGTTAGTTGTGCTTGTCTGAACTTAAATAGATCTTGACATATTTAAATAAGTATTAAAATTGATAACATTGGTGATGATATGCTACTTAGAAAGAAGATCAATCACATGCTATTTATTCTTGCTACCTgctttaactgctttttttttttaaataaagacgctggaatgcttttttttattttgtttttcatcaagaaagctttcttaaaaagaagaagagaaaaaaaaaaaaagagcataatTCTGGAAACTTCCTGGCAGTGAACTTTATGTTACGTGAGAGAGAAAATGCCACAACAGAACCAATGCAGTTGAATGAGTTCACAGTTAGTCATCCTAGGGCAAGAAATGTGGTTATAACCATATGCTTTCCTGAAAGAACCAATGAAAAGGCATTCATATTGTTGAaggcatttttcctttccaaaaacaaggaggggaaaaaaaaaaattgaaaggtCTGGGTCTTTGCGCTCCAACTGGATTCACACAGTCAGAATCTCACACCTGCTCCGAGCCCTGCTGCACCCGGAGGCAGCTCCCCAGATGCCGTAGTTTGAACGGTGGGGAGTTAATTAGTTGATTTTTGAGGGGAACAAATATAACACACAGTTTTTAGCACCGTGGCCAAGTTTTCAGGAATATTCACTGGCTCCAGATACACATCCTAGCTGATACTATTTTCCaaacttttgtttcctttcaaaaattaaCAAGTCTGTGAATGAAAAGGTGAGAAACCCGTTTTGGTGGGGAAGTGGAAGGACCCTGGGCTGAGAACCGATCAGCGTGCTGCCCTCTGTAATTGTTGTTCCCCAcacttgctttttctccctgtctttGGTCAGGCAATCTAGGTGTCCTtaaacatttttactgaaacagaatacttttagaaataaaactatAAGCAGATGATGAATCTGTACTCTAGTTTTCCCTCATGGGTATGGATTTGGTCTTGTTCATAAGATCATCTCAGGACATTATCCAGATGCCGTATTGGATTAACGAGCCAGGGATGCCCTATCCCACGCCTCCAGGCTGACCACGTACAAAACCAAGAACTAGACCTGGAGAGTCTGAGGGGCTGATCCACTCCCCACAGAAGCTTGGTGTGCTTGTGCACTGACTCCCAGCAAGGACTGAGTCAGACGGTAACAGAGCAACAGCCCACAAAAGAATTGTTTAAATAAGAAGGCAAAAATGGCCCTGAAAGtttttttgaggtttctttggttgatttttttccccaccttcctAGAAATAGCAGGAGCAGCCTgatgatttttatctttaattacaaattcttgtgaaaaagaaaataaactccaaTGTTGTGAGTGTTGGTCAGGTAGCACACGTGGCATcataaagcagcagcacttccaAACCCCTGCAATACTGCAAACCCCTCAGCAGAGCATCCCTGCTACCTGAGGTTCACGCCTTTGCTGAAGTTTGTAGCCCAGACACTTTAAGAGCACTTGCTCCTCTGAACTGCACtgccacaaaatattttaattcaaattattttcatgctgctgttgttttcccAGAACAAACAACgtagaaaataaatcctttcaTTTGACTTTATGGAAGCAGTTATCATCAATGTATTTTTAGCCTACCCTGCGTGCTGTCTCGCATCTCATTTCTGTGTAGTCACACTAGCCTAAACCTGGTAACCAAGCACACCCTTTTTCTTATGTCtcgctgcttttcctttctcttagaTGAATGTGCAACACTTATCCTGGCCTGCTTGTTCTGCCAATTTTGGGACTTTCTTATAATGCTGCCTGATACCTGTGAACATTGGCTGACAGATACCTGTTGTCCATCCAATAGATACTACCAGACCTCCAACGAAGACCATGCCAACAACGACTGCAACTGTGACTGCGACATTGATTGCAGCCTTTTCGAGTCCTGCCACGAGACTGGGGAATGTCTGGAACTTGCCATGGAGATTTCCGAAGTCTGCTATCgctaacaggaaaataattgaCAAAATTCCTCAAAACTGCTTGAAAGTGAACTGACAagttcatttttgtttggttttttttaaagatgacaatAATGACCAGAGTGTTTGCCAGCCAGGACTATGCACCATGCTGCTCCCACGCTGGAGGTCTGTATACCTGTACCATTCTGGTTGCATGATTTCACAAACTGCTGAAACCAATAAAGggcaaaaaaaagtcttctcctTTGCCATAGATGAAAACAGAATTCCTAAGTGCCAAGTGTGCTCGATGCTTTACCCACTGTCAATCCGATGCTTTTATAAACCTCGATTTGCTTTAAACATGGATTTCCCCCATTCATGAACGCAGGACAAATTAGGACAGTATTTTAGGACTGATATATATTAGTTCATCTTCCTAATGGATCCATACATAAACATGTATTACACATTGTTGGTTATTATTAATAATGTATGATATAGCatcattttataattaaaaatttatttattcaatCTCTTAAAACACACTTATATGCTCAGTTTaggtagaaaagaaaattaaatgaattagAAACCATGCTAGTGGTAATTACAGCAAATGTCTCTAAAAATCTCCAGTGAATTTTGTAGAGGAAGCATTTTAACAGGGTAGCGCAGTTCGACAGTGTATTAATGTGCGTGCCTATGGTTATGTAATAACAGGTTATGCCTATTGTTCATTAGTTATAGGAAAGGGCTCCTTAAGTGTAATTAGCCTAAATGGGAATTGACTGCACACTTCCAGAGGAGAATTACCCTGTGGATAGCCAGTAACTCCTTCGCCTGATTTTCATTTGTAAGATTTCTGCAAGCAGCAGAACATTGCCACCTATTCTAGTGGAAACAGGCATCTCCACCTGTGCACAAAAGATTACAAAATGACAGTATCTATCCTAGCTGTGCTTTCAAACTCCCTCTATCTCTTTTCTGATGGCAGGTCTgattaataaaaaggaaatacatattGCACATTACACATATGACAACAAAAGCATGTAAATTCAGCTGCCTGAGGGTGCAGAACGCACGTATTaagcacagaggaaaatacagagTTGCTTGCTCACATTAGATATTTATAGACTAACACCAAAGGCAGTGTTTGCTTTGTATAAGCACTAAAACTTCTCCCCAAACCCCCACTGATCTCAGTGCAGAAGTGCCTGGGGAATCCCAAACAAGAGTCCTGGACAAGATGCCAGGATACTTAGCATTGCTGAAATCATTGCAGCCACTTGTTTAATAATCTGAGTTTCAAATCTGTACTCCTgacacacaaatatttaatggaaacaaaaattagTGTGagtttcctcccttcccccccccccccgccccccttctggaaaaattcatgttttcaaaaaatCAGAAGATAAGAAGTAGGTAGAACTGCTAACAATCTTTGTACAGGTATCTTATAAAGCTTAGTGACCTAAGGACAACAAACCTTACAAGTGCAGCGAGCAGCCCAGTGTGCCTTGTTTGTGTGCTCCTTCCAGGACATCAGTGGGAAGTAAGAGCggtttgtgtattttaattGCAATGTCACATTGTGAGCTGTAGCCACCTAAAGGAACCAAGTCACCGTCAGTGCCACGTATCGGGCCAAGAGGCTCGGATCATTCCATTTTTCCACCACAGGTTGTCCTTGACAAAGTGGCAAGTGGACTTGTATGAATAAAGACACTGACCCAAAGCATTTAAGAGTCAAACTAGGAGAAAACTTGCCCCACATACCATTTCTTAGAGAAGTACTGATAGAGATGCATGTTGGCAGTCCTTGCTCTTGATGCTGCTGTCCAAAAGGGAAGATTTCATGTGCAATGGCTGGAAGGAGCCCAGGAGAGGAACCCAGAGGGTGGCGTAACCCAAATTGCTGCCACTGAGGGACCTGGAGATGGGGAACTTGTCTTGCAAGCCAGGATGTCTTGTTCCAGCTCTGAGCCTGCAAGGTGACACACATTGACCATGCTGGGATCATCCATGGCAGGTGAGGTCTCCACGCATCAGCTGTGGAATTGAATTAAGGACTACTggcacaatatttttttttttcaacttttttcctAGGAATCATTAttcaaaagagctttttttcaTGCTGCAATCCATAGGTTGCCAAACTGAGGTCATGTCTGCTACAGGGCATGGGTAAGGTCAAAGGCAGACTTACAATGGTCATGGCCATAGCCATGGCTAGACAGGATGTCCCAACTATATGAATTATGAATTGAATCACACTGTGGGG
This genomic interval carries:
- the MDFIC2 gene encoding myoD family inhibitor domain-containing protein 2 translates to MSEAETDKVKIKSAESFEHDKQNISWLKKELGSPILQPLGGSDSCTSSLPLPALTGVTLSSEDRPDNQLTNEKHTDEKPVKGIVMSSVAEFSITDTSSKGTKNEKKLSDASTSSIASLEKCREFTYIEDDASVHQTDSDDECATLILACLFCQFWDFLIMLPDTCEHWLTDTCCPSNRYYQTSNEDHANNDCNCDCDIDCSLFESCHETGECLELAMEISEVCYR